The following coding sequences are from one Roseburia hominis A2-183 window:
- the nifJ gene encoding pyruvate:ferredoxin (flavodoxin) oxidoreductase: MSRAKQSMDGNTAAAHVAYAFTDVAAIYPITPSSPMADTVDQWSAAGQENIFGNQVKVVEMESEAGAAGAVHGSLAAGALTTTFTASQGLLLMIPNMYKIAGEQLPCVFDVSARTVATQSLNIFGDHSDVYACRQTGFAMLCETNPQEVMDLSPVAHLATIEGKVPFINFFDGFRTSHEIQKIEKWDYADLKEMCNMDAVAEFRAHALNPEHPAMRGSHENGDVFFQHREACNTAYNELPAIVEKYMKKVNEKLGTNYDLFNYYGAPDAERVIVAMGSINDVAEEVIDYLTAKGEKVGLVKVRLYRPWVSEAFLKALPKTAKKVAVLDRTKEPGALGDPLYLDVATTLREAGLDTVVLTGGRYGLGSKDTPPSSVFAVYKELEKDAPKARFTIGIVDDVTNLSLPEVKPAPITSAEGTVECKFWGLGGDGTVGANKNSTKIIGDHTDKYIQAYFQYDSKKTGGVTISHLRFGDKPIRSPYYINQADFVACHNPSYVTKGFKMVQDVKPGGVFMINCQWSDEELAHHLNADAKKYIAENNIQLYTINAIDKAIEIGMGKRTNTILQSAFFKLANVMPIDQAVEFMKAAAKKSYGKKGDAVVEMNYKAIDAGVDAVHKVEVPASWKNPEADAAPAELKGLPKTVKMVRDLMEPISLMDGDSLPVSAFKENPDGQFELGAAAYEKRGTAVTVPTWNAEKCIQCNQCAFVCSHATIRPFMLSEDEVKAAPSNIKLADTKPKASEYKYTMSVSPLDCMGCGECITVCPVGAIEMVPQESQAEEQPVFDYLVANVGKKPGMPADNTVKGSQFNQPLLEFSGSCAGCAETSYARLITQLFGEHMYISNATGCSSIWGGPAATSPYTVNKDSKKGPAWANSLFEDNAEHGLGMEIGQKVLREQAIASAEKCATSDKASAELKAAFDKFVETKNDTKANTPAAAALVAELEKAAAAGCPDAKAAVEKKDYLAKKSVWIFGGDGWAYDIGFGGLDHVLASGENVNVMVFDTEMYSNTGGQASKASNIGEVCQFAASGKEVGKKSLAEIAMSYGYVYVAQIALGANMAQAVKVIAEAEAYNGPSLIIGYAPCELHGVKGGMNHCQDEMKKAVAAGYWNLFSFNPQLKAEGKNPFTLTSKPGDGSYQDFLNNETRYSRLTRAFPERAERLFKASEEAAKARYEHLQRLVELYK, encoded by the coding sequence ATGTCCAGAGCAAAACAGTCAATGGACGGTAATACAGCGGCAGCTCACGTAGCTTATGCGTTTACAGATGTTGCAGCTATTTACCCAATTACACCTTCCAGCCCGATGGCAGATACCGTAGATCAGTGGTCTGCAGCAGGACAGGAGAATATTTTTGGCAATCAGGTCAAAGTCGTAGAGATGGAGTCTGAGGCAGGTGCAGCAGGTGCCGTACACGGTTCCCTTGCAGCAGGTGCGCTGACCACAACCTTTACAGCATCTCAGGGTCTGTTACTTATGATCCCGAACATGTACAAAATCGCAGGCGAGCAGCTTCCTTGTGTATTCGACGTATCCGCGCGTACCGTAGCTACCCAGTCTTTAAATATTTTTGGTGATCACAGCGATGTTTACGCCTGTCGTCAGACCGGTTTCGCTATGCTGTGCGAGACCAACCCGCAGGAAGTTATGGACTTAAGCCCGGTAGCTCATCTTGCTACAATCGAGGGTAAGGTTCCGTTCATCAACTTCTTCGACGGATTCCGTACTTCCCATGAGATCCAGAAGATCGAGAAGTGGGATTATGCAGATCTCAAAGAGATGTGCAACATGGATGCAGTTGCAGAGTTCCGTGCACATGCACTGAATCCGGAGCATCCGGCTATGCGTGGTTCCCACGAGAACGGAGATGTTTTCTTCCAGCATCGTGAGGCTTGCAACACAGCTTACAATGAACTCCCGGCAATCGTTGAGAAGTACATGAAGAAAGTCAACGAGAAGCTTGGCACAAACTATGATCTGTTCAACTACTACGGAGCACCGGACGCAGAGCGCGTTATCGTAGCTATGGGTTCCATCAACGACGTAGCTGAAGAGGTAATCGACTACTTAACCGCTAAGGGTGAGAAGGTCGGACTTGTAAAGGTTCGTCTGTATCGTCCGTGGGTATCAGAGGCATTTTTAAAGGCTCTTCCTAAGACAGCTAAGAAGGTTGCTGTTCTTGACAGAACAAAGGAGCCGGGTGCACTTGGTGATCCGTTATACCTTGATGTTGCAACCACACTCCGTGAGGCTGGTCTCGACACTGTTGTCCTGACAGGCGGACGTTACGGATTAGGTTCCAAGGATACACCTCCTTCAAGTGTATTCGCTGTATACAAAGAGCTGGAGAAAGATGCTCCGAAGGCTCGTTTCACAATCGGTATCGTAGATGATGTTACGAACTTAAGCTTACCAGAGGTTAAGCCGGCTCCGATCACATCTGCAGAAGGTACTGTAGAGTGTAAGTTCTGGGGTCTCGGCGGTGATGGTACTGTTGGTGCGAACAAGAACTCCACCAAGATCATCGGTGACCACACAGACAAGTACATCCAGGCATACTTCCAGTATGACTCCAAGAAGACCGGTGGTGTTACCATTTCCCACTTAAGATTCGGTGACAAGCCAATCAGAAGCCCGTACTACATCAACCAGGCAGACTTCGTTGCATGTCATAACCCGTCTTATGTAACCAAGGGATTCAAGATGGTTCAGGACGTTAAGCCGGGCGGAGTATTCATGATCAACTGCCAGTGGTCTGATGAAGAGTTAGCTCATCATCTGAATGCAGATGCGAAGAAGTACATCGCAGAGAACAACATTCAGTTATATACAATCAACGCAATCGACAAGGCAATCGAGATTGGTATGGGCAAGCGTACCAACACGATCTTACAGTCTGCATTCTTCAAACTTGCAAACGTTATGCCGATCGATCAGGCAGTAGAGTTCATGAAAGCTGCAGCTAAGAAGTCCTACGGTAAGAAGGGCGACGCAGTTGTAGAGATGAACTACAAGGCAATTGATGCCGGTGTAGACGCAGTACATAAGGTAGAGGTTCCGGCTTCCTGGAAGAATCCGGAGGCAGACGCAGCTCCTGCAGAGCTTAAGGGTCTTCCGAAGACTGTTAAGATGGTAAGAGACTTAATGGAGCCGATCTCCTTAATGGATGGCGATTCCCTTCCGGTATCCGCATTCAAGGAGAACCCGGACGGACAGTTCGAGCTTGGCGCTGCTGCATATGAGAAGCGTGGTACAGCCGTAACCGTTCCGACATGGAATGCTGAGAAGTGTATCCAGTGTAACCAGTGTGCATTTGTATGTTCTCATGCAACCATTCGTCCGTTCATGCTGAGCGAGGATGAGGTGAAGGCAGCTCCTTCCAACATCAAGCTTGCAGATACAAAGCCGAAGGCAAGCGAGTACAAGTACACCATGAGCGTATCTCCGTTAGACTGTATGGGATGCGGTGAGTGTATCACTGTCTGCCCGGTAGGCGCAATCGAGATGGTTCCGCAGGAGTCTCAGGCAGAAGAGCAGCCGGTATTCGATTACCTGGTAGCAAACGTAGGCAAGAAGCCTGGCATGCCGGCAGACAACACTGTAAAGGGATCCCAGTTCAACCAGCCGCTGCTTGAGTTCTCTGGTTCCTGTGCAGGATGTGCTGAGACATCTTACGCTCGTCTGATCACACAGCTGTTCGGTGAGCATATGTACATCAGTAACGCAACCGGATGTTCCTCTATCTGGGGTGGTCCGGCAGCTACATCACCATATACGGTAAACAAAGATTCCAAGAAGGGACCGGCATGGGCAAACTCCTTATTCGAGGATAACGCTGAGCATGGTCTTGGTATGGAAATCGGTCAGAAGGTACTTCGTGAGCAGGCAATCGCTTCTGCAGAGAAGTGCGCAACATCTGACAAGGCAAGCGCTGAGTTAAAGGCAGCATTTGACAAGTTCGTTGAGACAAAGAACGATACAAAGGCAAATACTCCTGCAGCAGCAGCTCTTGTAGCAGAGTTAGAGAAGGCAGCAGCAGCCGGATGCCCGGATGCAAAGGCTGCAGTTGAGAAGAAAGATTACCTCGCTAAGAAGTCCGTATGGATCTTCGGTGGTGACGGTTGGGCATACGATATCGGATTCGGCGGTCTGGATCACGTACTTGCTTCCGGTGAGAACGTAAACGTTATGGTATTCGATACCGAGATGTACTCCAATACAGGTGGTCAGGCTTCCAAGGCTTCCAACATCGGTGAGGTTTGCCAGTTCGCAGCTTCTGGTAAGGAAGTTGGCAAGAAGAGCCTTGCAGAGATCGCTATGAGCTACGGTTATGTATATGTAGCACAGATCGCTCTCGGTGCAAACATGGCTCAGGCTGTCAAGGTTATCGCTGAGGCTGAGGCTTACAACGGACCGTCTCTGATCATCGGTTACGCTCCATGTGAGCTGCACGGTGTAAAGGGTGGTATGAACCACTGCCAGGATGAGATGAAGAAAGCAGTAGCAGCAGGTTACTGGAACCTCTTCTCCTTCAATCCGCAGCTCAAGGCAGAGGGCAAGAATCCGTTCACTCTGACATCCAAGCCGGGCGACGGTTCTTATCAGGATTTCCTGAACAACGAGACACGTTACAGCCGTCTGACCAGAGCATTCCCGGAGAGAGCAGAAAGACTGTTCAAGGCTTCCGAGGAAGCTGCAAAGGCTCGTTACGAGCACTTACAGAGACTGGTAGAGCTGTACAAATAA
- a CDS encoding HD domain-containing protein has protein sequence MDRKKKRIHLSKENEKVFREILTEVCKNSRFLSSSRFMQHGSTSVFRHSVAVAYVSFYIAEKYRIRVNCHALIRGALLHDYFLYDWHEKDDSHKWHGFYHAGKALQNAMEDFELSEIEKETIRRHMFPLNPIPPCCREAWIVTLADKICSGGETVEGFWEKFEEIRNPS, from the coding sequence ATGGACAGAAAAAAGAAGCGGATTCATTTGTCAAAAGAGAATGAGAAAGTTTTTCGGGAGATTCTTACGGAGGTATGCAAAAATTCCAGGTTTCTCTCCTCCAGCCGGTTTATGCAGCATGGTTCCACGAGCGTATTCCGCCACAGCGTGGCGGTGGCGTACGTCAGTTTTTACATTGCGGAAAAGTATAGAATCCGCGTGAACTGCCATGCGCTGATCCGCGGGGCGTTACTGCATGACTATTTTCTGTACGACTGGCATGAGAAGGACGATTCCCATAAGTGGCATGGATTTTATCATGCAGGAAAAGCGCTGCAGAATGCGATGGAAGATTTTGAACTGAGTGAGATTGAGAAGGAGACGATCCGTCGGCATATGTTTCCGCTCAATCCGATTCCGCCGTGCTGCAGGGAGGCATGGATCGTGACACTGGCGGATAAGATCTGCTCCGGCGGGGAGACTGTCGAAGGATTTTGGGAGAAGTTTGAGGAGATTAGGAATCCCTCATAA
- a CDS encoding ABC transporter ATP-binding protein codes for MPQNEKNAKPIGGPGGRGGHGPRPNVKNPGKLFMRLLSYIMKNYAVHCVIVVICIFITVLASVQGTWFMQTLIDGYILPLMKQSDPDFSGLAHAILRVAVFYGIGAIAAYIYTRIMVNVSQGTLKHLRDDMFTHMEELPIRYFDTHSHGDIMSTYTNDIDTLRQMISQSMPQFLNSIISIVSVFISMLLLNIPLTLVTLVMVGVTLFATKKIGALSARYFIAQQKDIATVNGYIEEMMNGQKVVKVFTHEEESIADFNRLNDQLFHSADNANKFGNILMPVNAQIGNISYVLCAIVGGILALGGYGGFTLGKLASFLTYNKSFGQPINQLSMQLNNIVMALAGSERIFALLDEQPEVDDGYVTLVRARQENGQIVESKERTGMWAWKHTHQADGSIDYIELKGDVVFDDVDFGYVPEKTVLHNVDLYATPGQKIAFVGSTGAGKTTITNLINRFYDIQDGKIRYDGININKIKKDDLRHSLGIVLQDTHLFTATVMENIRYGKLDATDEEVMAAARLANADTFIQQLPNGYDTLLTGDGANLSQGQRQLLAIARAAIADPPVLILDEATSSIDTRTEKIVQDGMDKLMAGRTTFVIAHRLSTVRNSDCIIVLEQGRVIERGSHDQLIEKHGKYYQLYTGNLAEG; via the coding sequence ATGCCACAGAATGAAAAAAATGCAAAGCCGATCGGCGGACCGGGCGGCCGCGGCGGTCACGGTCCCAGACCGAATGTCAAGAATCCGGGAAAGCTTTTTATGCGCCTGCTTTCCTATATTATGAAAAATTATGCCGTACACTGCGTCATTGTCGTGATCTGTATTTTTATCACGGTTCTCGCAAGTGTGCAGGGAACCTGGTTCATGCAGACCTTAATCGACGGCTATATCCTGCCGCTGATGAAGCAGAGCGATCCGGACTTTTCTGGTCTCGCACACGCCATTTTACGCGTTGCCGTCTTCTACGGCATCGGCGCTATCGCAGCCTACATATACACAAGAATTATGGTCAATGTCTCACAGGGTACTTTAAAGCATCTGCGCGACGACATGTTCACCCACATGGAAGAGCTTCCCATCCGGTATTTTGACACACACTCCCATGGAGACATTATGTCAACTTATACCAACGATATTGATACCCTGCGCCAGATGATCAGCCAGAGTATGCCGCAGTTTTTGAACAGCATCATCTCCATCGTGAGCGTCTTTATCAGTATGCTTCTTCTCAACATTCCGCTGACGCTCGTCACACTTGTAATGGTCGGTGTCACACTGTTTGCCACAAAGAAGATCGGTGCCTTAAGTGCCCGCTACTTTATCGCACAGCAGAAAGATATTGCGACGGTCAACGGCTACATTGAAGAGATGATGAACGGTCAGAAGGTGGTCAAGGTCTTCACCCATGAAGAGGAAAGTATCGCCGATTTCAACCGGCTCAATGACCAGCTGTTCCACAGTGCAGACAATGCCAATAAGTTCGGTAACATTTTAATGCCGGTCAATGCACAGATCGGTAATATCAGCTACGTGCTCTGCGCGATCGTCGGCGGTATTCTTGCTCTGGGCGGATATGGCGGATTTACGCTCGGAAAGCTCGCAAGTTTTCTTACCTATAATAAGAGCTTCGGGCAGCCGATCAACCAGCTCTCCATGCAGCTTAACAATATCGTGATGGCACTCGCCGGATCAGAGCGTATCTTCGCTCTGCTCGATGAGCAGCCGGAAGTGGACGACGGCTACGTCACACTTGTCCGCGCCAGACAGGAGAACGGACAGATTGTGGAATCCAAAGAGCGTACGGGTATGTGGGCATGGAAGCACACCCATCAGGCAGACGGCAGTATCGATTATATTGAATTAAAGGGCGACGTGGTATTTGATGATGTCGATTTCGGCTATGTTCCAGAGAAGACCGTTCTTCACAACGTAGATCTCTACGCTACGCCGGGTCAGAAAATTGCCTTTGTCGGCAGCACCGGCGCCGGAAAGACGACCATCACCAACCTGATCAACCGTTTCTACGATATCCAGGACGGCAAGATCCGCTATGACGGCATCAATATCAACAAGATCAAAAAAGATGACCTGCGCCACTCTCTCGGAATCGTGCTGCAGGACACCCATCTTTTCACGGCTACGGTTATGGAAAATATCCGTTACGGCAAGCTGGATGCCACAGATGAGGAAGTCATGGCAGCTGCCAGACTCGCCAACGCAGATACATTTATCCAGCAGCTTCCGAACGGCTATGACACCCTGCTGACCGGCGATGGTGCCAACCTAAGCCAGGGACAGCGTCAGCTGCTTGCCATCGCAAGAGCTGCCATCGCCGATCCGCCGGTTCTGATTCTGGACGAAGCGACAAGTTCCATCGATACCCGCACCGAAAAGATTGTGCAGGACGGTATGGATAAGCTGATGGCGGGACGCACCACGTTCGTGATCGCGCACCGTCTCTCGACCGTGCGCAACAGTGACTGCATCATTGTCCTGGAACAGGGACGCGTCATCGAGCGCGGCAGCCACGATCAGCTGATTGAAAAACACGGCAAATACTATCAGCTGTATACCGGGAATTTAGCGGAAGGCTAA
- a CDS encoding ABC transporter ATP-binding protein yields MLKTLGAQIREFKKDSLLTPVFMILEVFMETIIPLMMASIIDQGVEAGNIHHIYVMGAWMVVAACFSLFCGVMGGKYGARASAGFARNLRKAMYENIQSFSFSNIDKFSTAGLVTRLTTDVTNLQNAYQMLLRMCVRAPISLICAMCMAFFISPRLASIYLVAVIILGIILAIITVRAHHYFMEVFPKYDDLNASVQENVSAIRVVKAYVREDYEKNKFRKASQNIYNMFVKAESILAFNNPVMQITVYSCILAISWVGAKMIVGGTLTTGELMSLLTYCMNIMMSLMMLSMVFVMLAMSVASAERICEVLNEKSDITNPENADKTVPDGSITFDHVTFRYSRTSAKPVLSDIDLSIKSGETIGIIGGTGSSKSSLVNLISRLYDVSEGRVLVGGKDVRSYDLDTLRNEVSVVLQNNVLFSGTIYENLRWGDEHATDEECRHACELACADEFIERFPDGYNTYIEQGGTNVSGGQKQRLCIARALLKKPKILILDDSTSAVDTATDAKIRRAFLTEIPNTTKLIIAQRISSVQDADRIIVLDNGELNGFGTHEELLQTNAIYRDVYESQTGGGGDFDEGGAA; encoded by the coding sequence ATGTTAAAAACACTTGGAGCACAGATCAGGGAGTTCAAAAAAGATTCCCTGCTTACTCCCGTCTTCATGATTCTGGAAGTCTTCATGGAAACAATCATTCCTCTGATGATGGCTTCCATTATCGATCAGGGTGTGGAAGCGGGCAACATCCACCATATCTACGTCATGGGTGCCTGGATGGTTGTCGCCGCCTGTTTCTCCCTCTTCTGCGGTGTCATGGGCGGAAAATACGGTGCAAGAGCCTCCGCAGGTTTTGCACGTAACTTAAGAAAAGCGATGTACGAGAACATCCAGAGTTTTTCGTTTTCCAACATCGACAAATTCAGTACCGCAGGTCTTGTCACCCGTCTGACCACAGATGTGACCAACCTGCAGAATGCCTACCAGATGCTGCTGCGCATGTGTGTGCGTGCGCCGATCAGTCTGATCTGCGCGATGTGCATGGCGTTTTTCATCAGCCCGAGACTGGCGAGCATCTATCTTGTTGCCGTCATCATTCTGGGCATCATTCTCGCCATCATCACCGTGCGCGCGCATCACTATTTTATGGAAGTTTTTCCAAAGTACGATGACCTAAATGCCTCCGTGCAGGAAAACGTATCCGCCATCCGCGTGGTCAAGGCTTATGTGCGTGAAGATTACGAGAAAAACAAGTTCCGCAAAGCCAGCCAGAATATTTACAACATGTTTGTCAAGGCGGAAAGCATTCTGGCTTTCAACAACCCGGTCATGCAGATCACCGTTTACAGCTGTATTCTTGCGATCAGCTGGGTGGGCGCAAAAATGATTGTCGGCGGAACATTGACAACCGGAGAACTAATGAGTCTTCTTACCTATTGTATGAATATCATGATGAGCCTGATGATGCTGTCCATGGTGTTCGTCATGCTGGCCATGAGTGTGGCAAGCGCCGAGCGTATCTGTGAAGTATTAAATGAGAAGAGTGACATCACCAATCCGGAAAATGCGGATAAGACCGTGCCGGACGGAAGCATCACCTTTGACCATGTGACCTTCCGTTACAGCAGGACATCCGCAAAGCCAGTGCTCTCCGATATTGACCTCTCCATAAAATCCGGCGAGACGATCGGTATCATCGGCGGAACCGGAAGTTCCAAGTCCTCGCTCGTCAACCTCATCAGCCGTCTCTACGATGTATCCGAAGGCCGTGTTCTCGTCGGCGGAAAAGACGTCCGTTCCTACGATCTTGACACCCTCCGCAACGAGGTCTCTGTCGTATTGCAGAACAATGTGCTTTTCTCCGGAACCATCTATGAGAATCTCCGCTGGGGAGATGAACATGCGACCGACGAAGAATGCCGTCACGCGTGCGAACTGGCATGTGCCGACGAATTCATCGAGCGTTTTCCGGATGGTTACAACACCTACATCGAGCAGGGCGGAACCAACGTCTCCGGCGGTCAGAAACAGCGTCTGTGTATTGCCCGCGCGCTCTTAAAGAAGCCGAAGATTCTGATTTTAGACGACAGCACCAGCGCGGTGGACACCGCTACCGATGCCAAAATCCGTCGCGCTTTTCTCACGGAGATTCCAAACACGACCAAGCTGATTATCGCACAGCGGATCTCCTCCGTTCAGGATGCAGACCGCATCATTGTGCTGGATAACGGAGAGTTGAACGGTTTCGGCACACACGAAGAATTATTGCAGACCAATGCCATTTACCGCGATGTCTACGAGTCACAGACCGGCGGCGGCGGTGATTTTGATGAAGGAGGTGCTGCCTGA
- a CDS encoding MarR family winged helix-turn-helix transcriptional regulator — MERIKRSETIGYKIRLLHNQLHKNMEAKREENEDNLTGMQRWTLGFLKDHADREVYQRDIEEAFSVSRATASNMLAVMERKGLIERAQVSHDARLKRLVLTDKAAALLDGAERDIREMEARLTAGLSEEDVEHLKRCLDQMLQNLDVTIAEDTRCCCKPKQ, encoded by the coding sequence ATGGAACGAATCAAAAGGTCGGAGACCATCGGATACAAAATACGCCTGCTCCACAACCAGCTCCATAAGAATATGGAAGCAAAACGGGAGGAAAACGAGGACAATCTGACGGGAATGCAGCGCTGGACGCTCGGCTTTTTAAAGGATCACGCAGACCGGGAGGTCTATCAGAGGGACATTGAGGAGGCGTTCTCGGTCTCGAGAGCTACGGCGTCCAATATGCTTGCCGTGATGGAACGAAAGGGGCTGATCGAGCGCGCCCAGGTCTCACACGACGCGCGCTTAAAACGTCTGGTGCTCACAGATAAGGCCGCTGCGCTTTTGGATGGCGCGGAGCGCGATATACGGGAGATGGAAGCGCGCCTGACGGCGGGGCTTTCGGAGGAGGATGTGGAGCACCTGAAGCGCTGCCTGGATCAGATGCTACAAAATCTGGATGTGACAATAGCAGAAGACACAAGATGTTGTTGTAAACCAAAACAATAA
- the nrdD gene encoding anaerobic ribonucleoside-triphosphate reductase, which produces MKIIKRSGSEDIFDISKIEAAIRKANDSVIDYEKLGDDKIQAILSNVEKACENMKRSPSVEEIQDMVENQIMSQKAFNVARNYITYRYKRELVRKSNSTDEQILSLLECNNEEVKQENSNKNPTVNSVQRDYMAGEVSKDITRRFLLPPEIVEAHEKGIIHFHDADYFAQHMHNCCLVNLEDMLQNGTVISETMIDTPKSFSTACNIATQAIAQIASSQYGGQSISLSHLAPFVQVSREKFRKQVRKELETAGIEATEEKVNQMAEMRVKEEINRGVQMIQYQVITLMTTNGQAPFITVFMYLDEVPEGQLRDDLAAVIEEMLHQRILGVKNEQGVYITPAFPKLIYVLEEDNIREGSKYWYLTRLAAECTAKRMVPDYISEKMMKKLKDGDCYTCMGCRSFLTVDRTTGNLAHAKNYKEGKHKYYGRFNQGVVTLNLVDAACSSGGDEKKFWEIMDERLEMCYQALMIRHNRLKGTPSDVAPILWQNGALARLKKGETIDELLYHGYSTISLGYAGLCECTRYMKGVSHTEPEGTEFALAVMRRLNDACAKWKKETDIDFSLYGTPLESTTYKFAKCLQKRFGIIPGVTDKNYITNSYHVHVTEQINAFDKLKFESQFQELSPGGAISYVEVPNMQNNLEAVLSVMQYIYENIMYAELNTKSDYCMECGYAGEIKIVTDRDGKLVWECPNCGNRDQNKMSVARRTCGYIGTQFWNQGRTQEIKERVLHL; this is translated from the coding sequence ATGAAGATTATTAAGAGAAGTGGCAGCGAGGACATTTTTGACATCAGCAAGATCGAGGCTGCAATCCGCAAGGCAAACGACAGCGTCATTGATTATGAAAAGCTTGGAGACGACAAGATTCAGGCGATTCTTTCCAATGTTGAGAAAGCCTGCGAGAATATGAAGCGCTCCCCGAGTGTGGAGGAGATTCAGGATATGGTGGAGAACCAGATCATGAGTCAGAAAGCGTTTAATGTTGCCCGCAACTATATTACTTATCGTTATAAGAGAGAACTGGTGCGCAAGTCCAACTCTACCGATGAGCAGATTTTAAGTCTGCTGGAATGCAATAACGAGGAAGTAAAACAGGAGAACTCCAACAAGAATCCGACTGTAAACAGCGTACAAAGAGATTATATGGCCGGTGAGGTCAGCAAGGATATCACCAGAAGATTCCTGCTTCCGCCGGAGATTGTAGAGGCGCATGAGAAAGGAATCATCCATTTCCATGACGCGGATTATTTTGCACAGCACATGCATAACTGCTGTCTGGTCAATCTGGAGGACATGCTTCAGAACGGTACGGTCATCAGCGAGACGATGATCGATACGCCGAAGAGCTTTTCTACTGCCTGCAATATTGCCACACAGGCAATCGCGCAGATCGCAAGCTCCCAGTACGGCGGACAGAGTATTTCCCTTTCTCATCTGGCTCCGTTTGTGCAGGTGAGCCGTGAGAAGTTCCGCAAGCAGGTGCGCAAGGAGCTTGAGACTGCCGGAATCGAGGCGACGGAAGAGAAAGTCAACCAGATGGCGGAAATGCGGGTCAAAGAGGAGATTAACCGCGGTGTGCAGATGATCCAGTACCAGGTCATCACGCTGATGACGACCAACGGGCAGGCTCCGTTTATCACGGTGTTTATGTATCTGGATGAGGTGCCGGAGGGACAGCTTCGGGACGATCTGGCAGCAGTGATCGAGGAGATGCTTCATCAGAGGATTTTAGGGGTCAAGAATGAGCAGGGCGTTTATATTACGCCGGCGTTCCCGAAACTGATCTATGTGCTTGAGGAGGACAATATCAGGGAGGGGTCCAAATACTGGTACCTGACCAGGCTTGCGGCTGAATGTACCGCAAAGCGCATGGTGCCGGATTATATCTCTGAGAAGATGATGAAAAAGTTAAAAGACGGCGACTGCTATACCTGTATGGGATGCCGTTCTTTCCTGACGGTAGACCGCACGACGGGCAATCTGGCACATGCCAAGAATTATAAAGAAGGAAAGCACAAGTATTACGGACGCTTTAACCAGGGCGTAGTGACATTGAATTTGGTGGATGCGGCATGCTCTTCCGGAGGAGATGAGAAGAAGTTCTGGGAGATCATGGATGAGCGTCTGGAAATGTGCTATCAGGCATTGATGATCCGCCACAACCGCTTAAAGGGAACACCTTCCGACGTGGCGCCGATTCTCTGGCAGAACGGTGCGCTTGCACGTCTGAAGAAAGGCGAGACGATCGATGAACTTCTCTATCACGGTTACTCGACGATTTCTCTCGGCTATGCGGGACTCTGCGAGTGCACACGCTATATGAAGGGCGTATCCCACACGGAGCCGGAAGGCACGGAATTCGCGCTTGCAGTGATGCGTCGTCTGAATGATGCATGCGCCAAGTGGAAGAAGGAGACGGACATTGATTTCAGTCTCTACGGAACCCCGCTTGAGTCGACGACTTACAAGTTTGCAAAATGCTTACAGAAGCGTTTCGGCATTATCCCGGGTGTGACGGACAAGAACTACATCACAAACAGCTATCATGTACATGTGACAGAGCAGATCAACGCGTTCGATAAGTTAAAGTTCGAGTCACAGTTCCAGGAACTGTCCCCGGGCGGAGCAATCAGCTACGTGGAGGTTCCGAATATGCAGAACAATCTGGAAGCGGTACTTTCCGTGATGCAGTACATCTATGAAAATATCATGTATGCGGAACTCAATACAAAGAGTGACTACTGCATGGAGTGCGGATATGCCGGAGAGATCAAGATTGTGACAGACCGGGACGGCAAGCTGGTATGGGAGTGCCCGAACTGCGGCAACCGCGATCAGAACAAGATGAGCGTGGCAAG